In Halobaculum sp. XH14, a single genomic region encodes these proteins:
- a CDS encoding alpha-1 4-glucan-protein synthase — MVTETTESTEAPGGERPDVCVVVPTIREYECMRAYFENAREHGFDLDRLHVVLVTEDFCDVDEMRAMLREEGVSGAVFDGNGREQWLADHDVDEFEHLVPAASHAQTSFGLLYLWANEFDLGVFIDDDTLPHSDQDFFGEHLATLEYEGELTEVRSDENWVNVLHENADEHGLYPRGYPYAAMDETVETGTAQVDSVVASQGLWTNVPDLDAVRILMDGDLRGQAETRTTAEDFEADFVAAPGQYLTVCSMNLAFRREVVPAFYQLPMDDNEWDVGRFDDIWSGVFLKRAADLLGDDVVTGGPLCEHNKAPRPTFDDLNDEVPGLELNEHLWEIVDDVSPAGVDASEGRADAVADADEYAAVFDAMADRLATGDWSEYANGAFLNHCGEYMRDWLDCLDALSTVERTRVVTADD; from the coding sequence ATGGTTACCGAGACGACCGAATCGACGGAAGCGCCCGGCGGCGAGCGACCGGACGTCTGCGTCGTCGTCCCGACGATCCGCGAGTACGAGTGCATGCGAGCCTACTTCGAGAACGCCCGCGAGCACGGCTTCGACCTCGACCGCCTGCACGTCGTCCTCGTCACCGAGGACTTCTGTGACGTTGACGAGATGCGGGCGATGCTCCGGGAGGAAGGCGTCTCGGGCGCGGTGTTCGACGGCAACGGCCGCGAACAGTGGCTCGCCGACCACGACGTGGACGAGTTCGAGCACCTCGTCCCGGCCGCCAGCCACGCCCAGACCTCCTTCGGCCTGCTGTACCTCTGGGCGAACGAGTTCGACCTCGGCGTCTTCATCGACGACGACACGCTCCCCCACTCCGACCAGGACTTCTTCGGCGAGCACCTGGCGACCCTCGAGTACGAGGGCGAACTCACCGAGGTCCGCTCGGACGAGAACTGGGTCAACGTGCTCCACGAGAACGCCGACGAACACGGGCTCTACCCGCGCGGCTACCCCTACGCAGCGATGGACGAGACGGTCGAGACGGGCACAGCCCAGGTCGATAGCGTCGTCGCCTCGCAGGGCCTGTGGACCAACGTGCCCGACCTCGACGCGGTCCGCATCCTGATGGACGGCGACCTGCGGGGACAGGCCGAGACCAGGACGACCGCCGAGGACTTCGAGGCGGACTTCGTCGCCGCGCCGGGTCAGTACCTCACGGTCTGCTCGATGAACCTCGCGTTCCGCCGGGAGGTCGTCCCGGCGTTCTACCAGCTCCCGATGGACGACAACGAGTGGGACGTCGGCCGGTTCGACGACATCTGGTCGGGCGTGTTCCTCAAGCGCGCGGCGGACCTGCTCGGGGACGACGTCGTCACCGGCGGCCCGCTCTGTGAGCACAACAAGGCGCCGCGACCGACGTTCGACGACCTCAACGACGAGGTGCCGGGGCTCGAACTGAACGAGCACCTCTGGGAGATCGTCGACGACGTCTCCCCCGCGGGAGTCGACGCGAGCGAGGGACGGGCCGACGCTGTCGCCGACGCCGACGAGTACGCGGCCGTCTTCGATGCGATGGCCGACCGCCTGGCGACCGGCGACTGGAGCGAGTACGCCAACGGCGCGTTCCTGAACCACTGTGGCGAGTACATGCGCGACTGGCTCGACTGCCTGGACGCGCTCTCGACCGTCGAGCGGACGCGGGTGGTGACCGCCGATGACTGA
- a CDS encoding DUF106 domain-containing protein, which produces MARIESRVRDLAEDPEMREAIELVLERAEDGEVQWVDVRDEISSGEWGRLIERGILEDGEAGFALADREAIEAGLESEGGDSDIPEVPDAEGSSWSKWDKGAAGVTVLFFIGYSYGPVRDIIGGGMDVLLGPLQESLPLYAVIMVIATLTGLYSTLLRANLMDMDRMAAYQERMQDIQSRMKDARSRGDDDAVDRIQEEQMDAMGDQLGMFKEQFRPMVWIMVFTIPFFLWLYWKVGFRGASGDPTAEFANVVLPLAGEVAWTDSLLIMPTWIIWYFLCSMAFTQIIQKGLNIQMSPTTS; this is translated from the coding sequence ATGGCACGTATCGAATCGCGCGTCCGGGACCTCGCGGAGGACCCGGAGATGCGCGAGGCCATCGAACTCGTCCTCGAGCGCGCGGAGGACGGGGAGGTGCAGTGGGTGGACGTGCGCGATGAGATCTCCAGCGGCGAGTGGGGTCGGCTGATCGAACGCGGCATCCTGGAGGACGGCGAGGCGGGCTTCGCGCTCGCGGACCGGGAGGCCATCGAGGCGGGGCTCGAATCCGAGGGCGGCGACTCCGACATCCCCGAGGTCCCCGACGCCGAGGGGTCGTCCTGGAGCAAGTGGGACAAGGGCGCGGCCGGCGTCACCGTCCTGTTCTTCATCGGCTACTCCTACGGGCCGGTCAGGGACATCATCGGGGGCGGCATGGACGTCCTCCTCGGGCCGCTCCAGGAATCGCTCCCGCTGTACGCGGTCATCATGGTCATCGCGACGCTGACGGGGCTCTACTCGACGCTCCTGCGTGCGAACCTGATGGACATGGACCGCATGGCGGCCTACCAGGAGCGGATGCAGGACATCCAGAGCCGGATGAAGGACGCCCGCAGCCGCGGTGACGACGACGCGGTCGACCGCATCCAGGAGGAGCAGATGGACGCGATGGGCGACCAGCTCGGCATGTTCAAGGAGCAGTTCCGCCCGATGGTCTGGATCATGGTGTTCACCATTCCGTTCTTCCTCTGGCTCTACTGGAAGGTCGGCTTCCGCGGCGCGAGCGGCGACCCGACGGCGGAGTTCGCCAACGTGGTCCTCCCGCTCGCGGGCGAGGTGGCATGGACGGACAGCCTGCTCATCATGCCGACCTGGATCATCTGGTACTTCCTCTGCTCGATGGCGTTCACGCAGATCATCCAGAAGGGGCTGAACATCCAGATGAGCCCGACTACTTCCTAG
- a CDS encoding phytoene desaturase family protein, whose protein sequence is MRDQRDLSSVAGDDVVVVGGGFGGLSTACYLADAGANVTVLEKNEQLGGRASVLEAEGFRFDMGPSWYLMPDVFETFFGHFDRTPADYYELARLDPHYRIFFKDGDRIDMVPDRETNRETFESYEEGAGEAFESYLEKSKENYEVGMEHFVYEHRDRLRDFVDLDVLRHARGLSLLGTMQGHVEEYFEHPKLQQLMQYTLVFLGGSPHNTPALYNLMSHVDFNLGVYYPEGGIGAVVDGIADLGTELGVEYVTDAPVNSIRGSRGGFAVTTQDGRTFLADRVVSDADYAHTEQDLLAPKKRQYDADYWESRTYAPSAYLLYMGVEGDLDPLAHHTLVLPTDWDDHFADIFEDPAWPDDPAYYLCAPSATDDSVAPEGHSALFALVPVAAGLDDTPEQRERYRRLVLDDVAENAGVDLRDRIVFEESFSVDDFADRYNSVRGTALGMAHTLRQTAPFRPNRRSSAVDGLYFTGSYTTPGIGVPMCLISGLLTAEVVGRE, encoded by the coding sequence ATGCGAGACCAACGCGACCTCTCGTCCGTCGCAGGGGACGACGTGGTCGTGGTCGGGGGCGGCTTCGGCGGCCTCTCGACCGCCTGCTACCTCGCGGACGCCGGCGCGAACGTGACCGTCCTGGAGAAGAACGAACAGCTCGGCGGCCGAGCGTCGGTGCTGGAGGCCGAGGGGTTCCGGTTCGACATGGGCCCGTCGTGGTACCTGATGCCCGACGTGTTCGAGACGTTCTTCGGCCACTTCGACCGGACGCCCGCGGACTACTACGAACTGGCGCGGCTCGACCCCCACTACCGCATCTTCTTCAAGGACGGCGACCGGATCGACATGGTTCCCGACCGCGAGACGAACCGCGAGACGTTCGAGTCCTACGAGGAGGGCGCCGGCGAGGCGTTCGAGAGCTACCTCGAAAAGTCGAAGGAGAACTACGAGGTGGGGATGGAGCACTTCGTGTACGAACACCGCGACCGCCTGCGGGACTTCGTGGACCTCGACGTGCTCCGCCATGCCCGGGGGCTCTCGCTGCTCGGGACGATGCAGGGCCACGTCGAGGAGTACTTCGAGCACCCCAAGCTCCAGCAGTTGATGCAGTACACGCTCGTGTTCCTCGGCGGGTCGCCCCACAACACGCCGGCGCTCTACAACCTGATGAGCCACGTCGACTTCAACCTCGGCGTCTACTACCCCGAGGGCGGCATCGGCGCGGTCGTCGACGGCATCGCCGACCTCGGCACCGAACTCGGCGTCGAGTACGTCACAGACGCGCCCGTGAACTCGATCAGGGGCTCCCGCGGCGGCTTCGCGGTCACGACGCAGGACGGCCGAACGTTCCTCGCCGACCGGGTCGTCTCGGACGCCGACTACGCCCACACCGAGCAGGACCTGCTCGCCCCGAAGAAACGCCAGTACGACGCCGACTACTGGGAGTCACGGACGTACGCGCCCTCCGCGTACCTGCTGTACATGGGCGTCGAGGGCGACCTCGACCCGCTGGCCCATCACACGCTCGTCCTGCCGACCGACTGGGACGACCACTTCGCGGACATCTTCGAGGACCCGGCGTGGCCCGACGACCCCGCCTACTACCTCTGTGCGCCCTCCGCGACCGACGATTCGGTCGCCCCGGAGGGCCACAGCGCCCTGTTCGCGCTCGTCCCCGTCGCCGCCGGACTGGACGACACCCCCGAGCAGCGGGAGCGCTATCGGCGCCTCGTACTCGACGACGTCGCCGAGAACGCCGGCGTCGACCTCCGCGACCGCATCGTCTTCGAGGAGTCGTTCAGCGTCGACGACTTCGCCGACCGCTACAACTCGGTGCGTGGCACCGCGCTCGGGATGGCCCACACCCTGAGACAGACCGCGCCGTTCCGGCCGAACCGCCGCTCTTCCGCGGTCGACGGGCTCTACTTCACCGGCTCGTACACCACCCCGGGCATCGGCGTGCCGATGTGTCTCATCAGCGGCCTGCTCACCGCCGAAGTCGTGGGGCGGGAGTGA
- a CDS encoding prenyltransferase, which yields MSAPTTVDEVGNRLRYLLVLSRPRFWLYLAGPVLVGVAYGAGSVDDLVTTGSVLLFAYFLVPANLLLYGVNDVFDREVDADNPKKEGREARYGGGRLVPTVVVGSFLLGLAPFPATPRVAWPYLAGFLLLGVEYSAPPFRFKTTPPLDSVSNGLYVLPGAAAYAALAGAHPPLAALVGGWLWAMAMHTFSAIPDVEPDREAGIRTTATVLGEGRTLAYCAACWLLAAAAFALVDPRLGGLLLVYPVLVAGIRRANVDVARAYWWYPAINGVVGFLLTVGGLSRLVSPGAVLP from the coding sequence ATGAGCGCACCGACGACCGTGGACGAGGTCGGCAATCGACTGCGGTACCTCCTCGTCCTCTCACGCCCCCGGTTCTGGCTCTACCTCGCGGGACCCGTGCTTGTCGGCGTCGCCTACGGCGCGGGAAGCGTCGACGACCTGGTGACGACCGGATCGGTGCTCCTGTTCGCCTACTTCCTCGTCCCCGCGAACCTGCTGCTGTACGGCGTGAACGACGTGTTCGACCGCGAGGTCGACGCCGACAACCCGAAGAAGGAGGGGCGGGAGGCGCGCTACGGCGGCGGCCGACTCGTGCCGACGGTCGTCGTCGGCTCGTTCCTGCTCGGCCTCGCGCCGTTCCCCGCCACGCCGCGGGTCGCCTGGCCGTACCTCGCGGGGTTCCTCCTGCTGGGCGTCGAGTACAGCGCCCCGCCGTTCAGGTTCAAGACGACCCCGCCCCTCGACTCCGTCTCGAACGGGCTGTACGTGCTCCCGGGCGCCGCCGCCTACGCGGCCCTCGCAGGCGCTCACCCGCCGCTCGCGGCGCTGGTCGGCGGGTGGCTCTGGGCGATGGCGATGCACACGTTCTCGGCGATTCCCGACGTCGAACCCGACCGCGAGGCCGGAATCCGGACGACCGCAACGGTGCTCGGCGAGGGACGGACGCTCGCCTACTGTGCCGCCTGCTGGCTGCTGGCCGCGGCCGCGTTCGCGCTCGTCGACCCGCGGCTCGGCGGCCTGCTGCTGGTCTACCCGGTTCTCGTCGCCGGCATCCGTCGGGCAAACGTCGACGTGGCGCGGGCTTACTGGTGGTACCCGGCGATCAACGGCGTCGTCGGGTTCCTGCTCACCGTGGGCGGGCTCTCGCGGCTCGTCTCGCCGGGGGCGGTGTTGCCGTGA